GATACATTTCGGCGACGATCTCGATGATGCCGGAACCGCAGATGCCGGTGACGCCGGTCTTCGACACGGCTTCGGCGAAGCCGCTTTCGTTGGACCACAGGTCGCAGCCGATGACCTTGAAGCGCGGCTCCAGGGTTTCGGGATCGATGCGAACGCGCTCGATCGCCCCCGGGGCGGCGCGCTGGCCACCGGAAATCTCCGCGCCCTCGAAGGCCGGGCCGGTGGGGGAGGATGCTGCCACGACCCGTTCCGAGTTGCCGAGCACGATCTCCGCATTTGTGCCGACATCGACCAGCAGCATCATCTCGTCCTGGCGATGCGGACCTTCGGACAGCGCTGCTGCCGCCGCGTCGGCACCGACATGGCCGGCGATGCAGGGGATGACGTAGACGCGGCAGCCCTTGTTGGCGCCGAGACCGAGATCGTCGGCCCAGGTGTGGACCGCGCCGGAAACCGCAAGCGCGAAGGGTGCGCCGCCCAGTTCCGTCGGATCGATGCCGAGAAACAGGTGGTGCATGATCGGGTTGCCGACGAATACCGCGTCGAGAATGTCGTTGCGATTGGCGCCCGATTCCTCGCATACCTTGCCGATCAGATCGTCGACGGCCTCGCGCACGGCCCGCGTCATCGCTTCGCGTCCGTCCGGATTCATCATCACATAGGAGACGCGGCTCATCAGGTCCTCGCCGAAGCGGATCTGGGGATTGGACGTGCCGGCGGACGCGACGACGTGTCCGGACAGCAGCGAAACCAGATGCATCGCGATGGTGGTGGAACCGATATCGCAGGCGATACCCCAAGCCTCGTTGTGCAGCCCCGGCCACAGGGCGATCATGCTTGCCTGGGCCGTCTCCTCGTCCTTGTGGATCGCCGCGGTGACCGCCCATTTGCCCTTGCGCAGAATGGCCTGCACCTGCGGGTAGAGATACTGGTCGACGAGTATGTTGGAAAAGCCCCAATCCCGTTCCAGCGCTTCCTTGAGCCGGTCGAGGTCGCCGAGCGGCTTGTGCATGTCGGGTTCGTCGACTTCGACATAGCAGAGCTGGACAGCCGGCTTGCGTTCGAAGACGCGGGTATCCGCGGCCTTGCGGATGATCTGGGCGTTTATCTGCACATCCTGGGGAATGTCGATGACGAGATCGCCCTGGATCGTTGCCGAGCAGGACAGGCGGCGACCCGGCTTCAGTTCGCGCTTTTCCGCATAGCGCTGCTCCTTGGCGCCGAAAGGCGAGAGGTGTTCCTGGGCCGATGTGATGCCGTGCTTGGCGAACTGGCCTTCCTGCACCTCGACCTGGCAGCGTCCGCAAATGCCACGGCCGCCGCACACGCTCTCGACATAGACGCCGAGCTGCCGGGCGGCTTCGAGAACGGTCGTGCCCTCGGGGAAGCGTCCGCGCTTTCCCGAGGGCATGAAAAGGATGAGGGGATCGGCCATCTGCTCCCGTCAGGCCCTGGCACGCCGCGCTTCGCGCCCGCCGCGACGACCCGCAGCGCGGCCTGCTGGTGCCGCGGTTGCGGTGCCCGCGGCTGCCGGCTGGTGATCGCGGTAGTTCACGATCCAGTTGCCGCAATCCGGGTCGTTGCCACTGAGCACATTCGCGGCATGGACCATCTCCATTTCCTGCGGGCGGCAGGGATTCATGATCGCCGAGGTCATCCCCGAAGCGATGACCATCGGGATGAAGGCCGCGTTGATGCCGTGGCGGTGCGGCAGGCCGAAGGAGATGTTGGACAGGCCGCAGGTCGTGTTCACGCCGAGCTCCTCGCGCAGGCGGCGCACGAGGCGGAACACCTGCTGGCCGGCCGTACCCATGGCTCCGATCGGCATGACAAGCGGATCGACGACGATGTCGTCTGCCTTGATGCCATAGTCAGCTGCCCGTTCGACGATCTTCTTTGCGACGGCGAAACGGACGTCCGGGTCCTCCGAGATGCCGGTCTCGTCGTTGGAAATGGCGACGACCGGGACATCGTATTTCTTGCAAAGCGGCAGGATAGCTTCCAGCTTCTCGTCCTCACCGGTGACGGAATTCACCAGCGGACGGCCCTTGGCCACCTTCAGCGCAGCCTCGATCGCGCCCGTGACGGAGGAGTCGATCGACAGCGGGACATCGACCAGATCCTGGACGATTTCCAGTGTCCTGACGAGCAGTTCCGGCTCGGTTGCATTCGGATCGACTGCGGTGACGCCTGCGTTGACGTCCAGCATGGTGGCGCCGGCGGCCACCTGGGCCAGGGCATCGGCCTTCACGGTCTCGAAATTGCCCTCGACCATCTCCGCAGCGAGTTTCTTGCGGCCGGTGGGATTGATGCGTTCTCCGATCACGCAGAACGGCTGGTCGAAGCCGATGACGATTTCCTTGGTGGCCGAGGCGACGATAGTGCGAGCCATGTTGGACTGTCCTTATGACCTAGATTCCATAGAAGGATATAAAGATGTCTTTATATCCCATGTTCCTCGTTCTTCAAGCCACTCCGCCGATTTTTTGATTCCGCCGAAGGGGAAGACGTGGATCTGCTTGATTGCCGAACCGGGTGTCGCGAGCAGGTGTCTCTCGATCGGGCCGACGATGCTTTCGGGCGAATGGGTTGTCGCAAGGGTCGCCAGCGAACGGGTGCGCTTCTTGAAGAAGTCGAGCGAATTGCCGACGCCGCACATAGCGGCATACTTGATCAGCGTGGTGATCCGGGCAGGGCCGGCGACACCGAGATGAACCGGCAGGTCTATGCCATGGTCGCGCAGGCTTTCCGCCCAAGCGATGAATTTCTCGGCGTCGAAACCGAACTGGGTGACGATCCGGATGCGCGCGCCGGTGCGTTCGCCGAATGATTTCTTCAACCGCAGGGCTTCCAGGGCCACTTCCTCCGAGAAGTCGGGGCTGCCTTCCGGATGTCCGGCCACCCCTATATCGGTGATGCCGTACTTGTCGAAGAAACCGGTTTCCAGCACTTCCATTGTGGAGGAGAACTCGCCGGCGGGTTGCTCCAGCCCGCCGCCGACGACGAGAATGTCGCGAACGCCGGCATCCTCGGTCATCGCCTTGACGCGTTCCTCGAGCGCCGCCTTCGTGGTCAGGCGACGCGAGGCGAAATGCGGCACCGGCTTGTAGCCCAGATCATGCACGCGGCGCGCGGCGGCGACCAGCGTATCGTTGGTGTCCGAGCCGATATCCGTGATGTAGACACGGATGCCTGCAGGGAACAGTCCGGGCAGGTCCGGGGATTCAATGGCCTGTTTCGGCGAAATCTCGATCGAAGCCGCGATCTTTTCAGGGGCTCCGCCGGTTTCAATGCTGACCGCGTTCATCCGTCTGTATCCTCCTCGTAGCCCTCGTTCTTCACCAGGGCGACCAAGCGTTCCTTCGTATAGGTTGCCTCGATTTCCGCAGCCGCCTTTTCCGCTTCTGCTTCCAGATCGTCACCGACCGCGACGGGATCGGCCTTGCGCCATTCAGCGAGATAGGCATCGGTATCCTTCGCGCCGACGCGCATGGCACACATGTCGATCGCCTCGGTAAAGCGCAGCGGGAGCTCCCGTCTTGCCGTCTGGCGCCGTTTCCGGACGATCACCTGAGCCGGAATGTCGCGCCAGTAAACTATGATCCTGTCAGCCATGGCTGTTCTCCATGTGGTTATGAGCAATGACGCAAGCCACGGCCTTCGGCTTGTTGCGCGACGACGCGGGGCAATTCAAAAGCGACAGCGTTCGGTGTCGCGGTCAGGATGGTTGGCGAAAGGCTACAGCAGCCAGGTATGGGCAAAGGCGTGGGCAACGATGACCACGCCAACCATGATGCCAATGGCGATGACGCCGGTCGCGATGCCGATCGTCAGCCAAAAGCCATCGCGTTCCGACAGGGCGATGCCGCAAATGAAAGCGGCAAGTGCCGGAAGCCAGTTGCCGAAAGGAATGGGAATGACGACGGCGATGCCAAAAACCAGGGCTATGGTGCCGACGGCCTTCTCCGCGCTTTTGGCGCTCGGAAACGGCCAATACCGCGGCCGGACCCAGTTTTCCAAACGCTCGAGGAACGGGATCAGCCGGGTTGTCATCCTGTGAAAAGCCTTTTGGCTGAGCGAACGGCGAAGGA
This portion of the Oricola thermophila genome encodes:
- a CDS encoding methylenetetrahydrofolate reductase, coding for MNAVSIETGGAPEKIAASIEISPKQAIESPDLPGLFPAGIRVYITDIGSDTNDTLVAAARRVHDLGYKPVPHFASRRLTTKAALEERVKAMTEDAGVRDILVVGGGLEQPAGEFSSTMEVLETGFFDKYGITDIGVAGHPEGSPDFSEEVALEALRLKKSFGERTGARIRIVTQFGFDAEKFIAWAESLRDHGIDLPVHLGVAGPARITTLIKYAAMCGVGNSLDFFKKRTRSLATLATTHSPESIVGPIERHLLATPGSAIKQIHVFPFGGIKKSAEWLEERGTWDIKTSLYPSMESRS
- a CDS encoding exopolysaccharide biosynthesis protein, producing MLQENPEQFEPAEATISFGHPRPLSKVLRDLASEERGVITVRRMRNALADRSFATFLVFTAGLNLLPFPPGSTLILGIPIVLVAFQMVMGYPTVWLPRFFLRRSLSQKAFHRMTTRLIPFLERLENWVRPRYWPFPSAKSAEKAVGTIALVFGIAVVIPIPFGNWLPALAAFICGIALSERDGFWLTIGIATGVIAIGIMVGVVIVAHAFAHTWLL
- a CDS encoding methyltetrahydrofolate cobalamin methyltransferase, with product MARTIVASATKEIVIGFDQPFCVIGERINPTGRKKLAAEMVEGNFETVKADALAQVAAGATMLDVNAGVTAVDPNATEPELLVRTLEIVQDLVDVPLSIDSSVTGAIEAALKVAKGRPLVNSVTGEDEKLEAILPLCKKYDVPVVAISNDETGISEDPDVRFAVAKKIVERAADYGIKADDIVVDPLVMPIGAMGTAGQQVFRLVRRLREELGVNTTCGLSNISFGLPHRHGINAAFIPMVIASGMTSAIMNPCRPQEMEMVHAANVLSGNDPDCGNWIVNYRDHQPAAAGTATAAPAGRAAGRRGGREARRARA
- a CDS encoding ASKHA domain-containing protein, whose amino-acid sequence is MADPLILFMPSGKRGRFPEGTTVLEAARQLGVYVESVCGGRGICGRCQVEVQEGQFAKHGITSAQEHLSPFGAKEQRYAEKRELKPGRRLSCSATIQGDLVIDIPQDVQINAQIIRKAADTRVFERKPAVQLCYVEVDEPDMHKPLGDLDRLKEALERDWGFSNILVDQYLYPQVQAILRKGKWAVTAAIHKDEETAQASMIALWPGLHNEAWGIACDIGSTTIAMHLVSLLSGHVVASAGTSNPQIRFGEDLMSRVSYVMMNPDGREAMTRAVREAVDDLIGKVCEESGANRNDILDAVFVGNPIMHHLFLGIDPTELGGAPFALAVSGAVHTWADDLGLGANKGCRVYVIPCIAGHVGADAAAAALSEGPHRQDEMMLLVDVGTNAEIVLGNSERVVAASSPTGPAFEGAEISGGQRAAPGAIERVRIDPETLEPRFKVIGCDLWSNESGFAEAVSKTGVTGICGSGIIEIVAEMYLSGIISEDGVIDGALAAKSPRIVSSGRTFSYVLNDGDPRITVTQNDVRAIQLAKAALYAGIKLLMDKLGIDHVDAIRFAGAFGSFIDPKYAMVLGLIPDCDLSKVSAVGNAAGTGARMALVNRDYRREIENTVRRIEKIETALEPDFQSHFVAAMALPNKADPFPELAKAVRLPPRKVLTEGATGRRRREGGRRSRS
- a CDS encoding virulence factor encodes the protein MADRIIVYWRDIPAQVIVRKRRQTARRELPLRFTEAIDMCAMRVGAKDTDAYLAEWRKADPVAVGDDLEAEAEKAAAEIEATYTKERLVALVKNEGYEEDTDG